TTTTGACCCCGCGGGACCCCAATCCCATCCCTGCGTCAGGTCCAATCTCGTCCGGAGGTGCACCGCTGAGGTCCGGTCGTAGTAGACTGGCCGGAAGGAGCGCGAACCGGCTGACAGGAGACAACTAAGCGATGAAACGGAACAAGCTGAGAGAGGCTCTGAACGCCGGAAGGCCCACGGTCGGGACCCACATCCACAGTTCCTGGCCATCGGTGGTGGAGATCATCGGCCATACGGGAGTCTTCGACTACATCGAATTCGTTGCGGAGTACGCTCCATTCGACCTCTTCTCCCTGGAAAACGTGTGCCGGGCGGCGGAGTTGCTGGGGCTTTCCTCCATGATCAAGCTGGACCAGGAACCCCGGCGTTTTCTGGCTCAACGGTCCATCGGCGCCGGATTCGACAGTGTCCTGTTCGCCGACTGCCGGAATCCGGATGACGTGCGGGAGTGCATCCGGGCGGTCAAGCCGGAAACTCCCGACGCCGGCGGCTACCACGGCGTCGGCGTACGCCGGAGCAGCTACGTGCATGGTTCCGGACAATCGGATTACCCTCAGCAGTTGGACGACGTGGTGATCGCGTTCATGATCGAAAAGCGCACTGCGGTCGATGCTCTCGACGAGATCCTTGCCCTGGGAGGGGTGGACATGGTCCAGTGGGGTCCCGCCGACTACGCTCTGAGCATCGGCCGCCCCGGCGAGTTTCATGCGCCCGACGTCCGGGAAACGGAGCGGAGGGTGATCGCCACCTGCC
The genomic region above belongs to Acidobacteriota bacterium and contains:
- a CDS encoding aldolase/citrate lyase family protein, yielding MKRNKLREALNAGRPTVGTHIHSSWPSVVEIIGHTGVFDYIEFVAEYAPFDLFSLENVCRAAELLGLSSMIKLDQEPRRFLAQRSIGAGFDSVLFADCRNPDDVRECIRAVKPETPDAGGYHGVGVRRSSYVHGSGQSDYPQQLDDVVIAFMIEKRTAVDALDEILALGGVDMVQWGPADYALSIGRPGEFHAPDVRETERRVIATCLEAGVPPRAEIESVDRAKYYLDLGVRHFCMGTDVMILYQFLRDQGEKLQDELGETLGKAP